Proteins found in one Rahnella aquatilis CIP 78.65 = ATCC 33071 genomic segment:
- a CDS encoding sucrose-specific PTS transporter subunit IIBC codes for MNINAIATELLPLLGGKDNIASAAHCATRLRLVLADDSLINKSAIEKVEGVKGCFSNAGQIQIIFGTGLVNKVYAEFIKVAGISESSKSEAADIAARKLNPFQRLARVLSNIFVPIIPAIVASGLLMGLLGMVKTYGWANPESAIFIMLDMFSSAAFIILPILIGFTAAREFGGNPFLGATLGGILTHPALTNAWGVASGFHTMNFFGIEIAMIGYQGTVFPVLLAVWFMSFIEKRLRKVIPDALDLILTPFLTVIISGFIAFLLIGPAGRVLGDGISFILSTLITHAGWVAGLVFGGLYSVIVITGIHHSFHAIEAGLLGNPNIGVNFLLPIWSMANVAQGGACLAVYFKTRDAKIKAIAVPSAFSAMLGITEAAIFGINLRFMKPFLAALAGGALGGAWVVAMHVNMTAVGLTGIPGLAIVQSSSILSYLIGLVIAFGSAFLLSLLLKYNTESEK; via the coding sequence ATGAACATCAATGCAATCGCGACTGAGCTGCTTCCGCTGTTGGGCGGGAAGGACAATATTGCCAGCGCGGCACACTGTGCCACACGTCTGCGCCTGGTGCTGGCAGACGACAGTCTGATCAACAAAAGTGCCATCGAAAAAGTGGAAGGCGTAAAAGGCTGTTTCAGCAACGCCGGACAGATTCAGATCATTTTCGGTACGGGGCTGGTGAACAAGGTGTACGCCGAGTTTATTAAAGTGGCCGGTATCAGCGAATCGAGTAAATCCGAAGCCGCCGATATTGCGGCACGAAAACTTAATCCTTTCCAGCGACTCGCGCGCGTACTGTCGAATATCTTTGTGCCGATTATTCCGGCGATTGTCGCCTCCGGCCTGCTGATGGGGCTGCTTGGCATGGTGAAAACCTATGGCTGGGCTAATCCTGAGAGCGCGATTTTTATCATGCTCGATATGTTCAGCTCGGCGGCATTTATCATTCTGCCGATCCTGATTGGTTTCACTGCCGCGCGCGAATTTGGCGGCAATCCGTTCCTCGGCGCCACCCTGGGCGGCATTCTGACACATCCGGCGCTGACCAACGCCTGGGGCGTTGCCAGTGGTTTCCATACCATGAATTTCTTTGGTATTGAGATTGCGATGATCGGTTATCAGGGCACGGTATTCCCGGTGTTGCTGGCCGTCTGGTTCATGAGCTTTATTGAAAAACGCCTGCGCAAAGTAATCCCTGATGCCCTGGATTTGATCCTGACACCTTTCCTGACGGTCATCATTTCCGGTTTTATCGCTTTCCTGCTCATCGGCCCTGCGGGTCGTGTACTCGGGGACGGTATCTCCTTTATTCTCAGCACGTTAATTACCCATGCCGGTTGGGTGGCAGGCCTGGTGTTTGGCGGATTGTATTCGGTTATCGTGATCACCGGCATTCACCACAGCTTCCATGCTATTGAGGCCGGTTTACTGGGGAACCCGAATATAGGGGTGAATTTCCTGCTGCCTATCTGGTCAATGGCCAATGTTGCGCAGGGCGGCGCCTGTCTTGCGGTCTATTTCAAAACGCGTGATGCGAAAATTAAAGCCATTGCAGTGCCTTCGGCATTCTCCGCCATGCTTGGCATAACGGAAGCGGCCATTTTCGGTATCAACCTGCGCTTTATGAAACCTTTTCTCGCGGCGCTGGCAGGCGGTGCGCTCGGCGGTGCCTGGGTAGTCGCGATGCACGTCAACATGACGGCGGTGGGCCTGACCGGTATTCCGGGGCTGGCCATCGTGCAATCCAGTTCGATTCTCAGCTACCTTATTGGTCTGGTGATTGCCTTCGGCAGCGCATTCCTGCTGTCACTGCTGCTGAAATACAACACGGAGAGTGAAAAATGA
- a CDS encoding carbohydrate porin produces the protein MMIKPRYLAVAIGLILSGTAQGTDISASAIEARFAALEKRLQVAENRAAKAERRASEAEQQVKTLEARTASNEQQTRLVAKDVEMTGQKTAEVAKRTETLAADTTKNSSDNSGFKFTGYARSGVIMNDSATSTESGPYVTPAGQTGGAVGRLGNEKDTYVELNLEHNQTMASGATSRYKVMLADGQRSYNDWTAATSDLNIRQAFVELGSLPTFSGPWKDSTLWAGKRFDRDNFDIHWLDSDIIFLAGTGGGIYDVKWGENLKSNFSLYGRNFDDLEDNNNDDTRIENYIVTANNYAGPFQWMLSGLRAKNNQDRENTGTSGITNAADTGFHTLLAYHGDSFYGLREGTSKTALLYGHGLGAEVKALGSDGHLTDDASTLRLATYGITPISKNWSIAPAVLAQQSKDRYVSGDDYKWLTFNTRLIQQITENFELAYEGSYQYMDLDPQGYSDYNKVKGGFYKLTFAPTFKVGDISNMLSRPEIRFFATYMDWSKELDSYSSSDSFGTDGFAAGGQWNFGIQMETWF, from the coding sequence ATGATGATCAAACCTCGTTATCTTGCTGTTGCTATTGGATTAATTTTATCAGGCACCGCCCAGGGCACCGATATTTCAGCCAGCGCCATTGAAGCCCGCTTTGCGGCACTGGAAAAACGACTACAGGTCGCCGAGAACCGCGCCGCCAAAGCCGAGAGGCGTGCCAGTGAAGCAGAACAGCAGGTCAAAACGCTGGAAGCGCGCACGGCCAGTAATGAACAGCAGACGCGCCTGGTGGCGAAGGATGTTGAGATGACCGGGCAAAAAACGGCGGAGGTGGCTAAACGTACGGAAACGTTAGCGGCGGATACGACTAAAAACAGCAGTGATAACAGCGGGTTTAAATTCACGGGATATGCACGTTCAGGCGTGATCATGAATGACTCCGCGACCTCAACGGAAAGCGGCCCTTATGTCACCCCTGCCGGACAAACCGGCGGTGCCGTCGGGCGTCTGGGCAACGAAAAAGACACCTACGTCGAGCTGAATCTGGAGCATAACCAGACGATGGCCAGCGGCGCGACCTCCCGCTACAAAGTCATGCTGGCTGACGGTCAGCGCAGCTATAACGACTGGACCGCGGCGACCAGCGATTTAAATATCCGTCAGGCCTTTGTTGAACTCGGCTCTTTACCCACGTTCAGCGGTCCCTGGAAAGATTCCACACTCTGGGCGGGCAAACGCTTTGACCGCGATAATTTCGACATTCACTGGCTTGATTCCGACATCATCTTCCTGGCAGGCACCGGCGGCGGGATCTACGACGTCAAATGGGGCGAGAATTTGAAAAGTAACTTCTCGCTTTACGGCAGAAACTTTGACGATCTTGAAGACAATAACAACGATGATACCCGCATCGAAAATTACATTGTCACGGCCAACAACTATGCCGGGCCTTTCCAGTGGATGCTGAGCGGGTTGCGTGCCAAAAACAATCAGGATCGCGAGAATACCGGCACAAGTGGGATCACTAATGCGGCTGACACCGGCTTCCACACCCTGCTGGCATACCACGGCGACAGTTTCTATGGCCTGCGTGAAGGGACATCCAAAACAGCGCTGCTTTACGGTCACGGGCTGGGGGCGGAGGTGAAAGCACTGGGTTCTGACGGACATCTGACTGACGATGCCAGTACACTTCGTCTGGCAACCTACGGCATCACGCCGATCAGCAAAAACTGGAGTATTGCACCGGCTGTGCTGGCTCAGCAGAGTAAAGACCGTTACGTCTCCGGGGATGATTATAAATGGCTGACGTTCAACACCCGGCTGATCCAGCAAATTACCGAGAATTTCGAGCTGGCGTATGAAGGCAGCTATCAGTATATGGATCTCGATCCGCAGGGTTACAGCGATTACAACAAAGTGAAAGGCGGTTTCTACAAACTGACCTTCGCACCGACCTTCAAGGTGGGCGATATCAGCAATATGCTGAGCCGCCCTGAAATCCGCTTCTTTGCCACTTACATGGACTGGAGCAAAGAACTCGACAGCTACTCTTCCAGTGATTCCTTTGGTACTGATGGTTTTGCGGCAGGCGGGCAGTGGAATTTCGGCATCCAGATGGAAACCTGGTTCTAA